In Chitinophaga oryzae, the sequence CGGGATGCGCTTTGTACAGTACTACTTCGGGCTGCCTCTGGCCATGGTGGTGCTTTGTATCACCTTTGTCCCGATTTTTCACAAGCTGAAAGTATATACGGCCTACGAGTTCCTGGAGAAACGTTTTGATCTCAAGACCAGGACGCTGACATCCTCCCTTTTCCTGATACAAAGGGGGCTGTCTACCGGTATCAGTATCTGTGCGCCCTCTATTATCCTGTCTTCGCTGTTGGGCTGGAACCTGTACTGGACCAATATGATCATGGGCGGGTTGCTGATCATCTATACCGTAGCGGGCGGCACCCGTGCGGTAGCCTATACGCAAACACTGCAGCTGGCCATTATCTTCGGCGGTATGTTCCTCGCCGGCTGGATGGTGGTTCACCTGCTGCCTGCGGACATCGGCTTTAAACAGGCGTTACAGGTGTCCGGTAAAATGGAAAAGCTGAATGTCATCGTTACCAAATTTGACTGGAACGACAAATACAATATCTGGAGCGGGGTGATAGGCGGCTTTTTCCTGGCGCTGTCGTACTTCGGAACGGACCAGTCGCAGGTAGGACGTTATCTTACCGCACGGTCCGTAAAGGAAAGCCGTATGGGCCTGCTGATGAACGGGCTGGTGAAAGTGCCGATGCAGTTTCTCATCCTGCTGATCGGCGCCATGGTGTTTGTATTTTACCTGTATTTCCGTGCGCCGATATTCTTTAATGAAGCGCAACTGGCGCGGGTAAGGGGCACGGCGCATGGGCCGGCGCTGGAGCAGCTGGAAAGCAGGTACAACCAGCTGGCCACACAGAAACAGCAGCAGGTAAAACAGCTGGCAGCGGCGCTGGAACAGGAAGACGCCGCAGCGGCGGCGACAGCCAAAAAAGTATTGCAACAGACGGATGAACAGGCGCAGTCTGTGAGATCAGCCGCGCTGTCGTTAATGAAAAAAGCCGATCCGGCAGCAGATACCAACGATACCAATTACATCTTCCTGCATTTCGTGGTGAATAATCTGCCCAAAGGTTTGGTGGGCCTGCTGATCGCGATTATCTTCCTGGCGGCGTGGGGAAGTATTGCCGCGGCCCTCAACTCACTCGCCTCTACAACGGTGATCGATATTTATCAGCGGCTG encodes:
- a CDS encoding sodium:solute symporter, with product MSSLDWVVLIATLAIIILYGVWKSRGQQNMESYFLGNQSMPWYIVLLSIIGTQASAITFISAPGQAYTDGMRFVQYYFGLPLAMVVLCITFVPIFHKLKVYTAYEFLEKRFDLKTRTLTSSLFLIQRGLSTGISICAPSIILSSLLGWNLYWTNMIMGGLLIIYTVAGGTRAVAYTQTLQLAIIFGGMFLAGWMVVHLLPADIGFKQALQVSGKMEKLNVIVTKFDWNDKYNIWSGVIGGFFLALSYFGTDQSQVGRYLTARSVKESRMGLLMNGLVKVPMQFLILLIGAMVFVFYLYFRAPIFFNEAQLARVRGTAHGPALEQLESRYNQLATQKQQQVKQLAAALEQEDAAAAATAKKVLQQTDEQAQSVRSAALSLMKKADPAADTNDTNYIFLHFVVNNLPKGLVGLLIAIIFLAAWGSIAAALNSLASTTVIDIYQRLYNGHASPEHYLRVSKLWTLIWGVFCIVVAQFASGLGSLIEVVNVLGSWFYGVTLGIFMVAFYLKRVGGTATFWAAIAAEAVVLAMYGTEQVSFLWLNAIGCVLVVIFALMIQPFVKQKTIAG